The following proteins come from a genomic window of Maniola hyperantus chromosome 8, iAphHyp1.2, whole genome shotgun sequence:
- the LOC117984563 gene encoding lipase member H-B-like produces the protein MLSFIIITVACALACNADPIAPLQGSFNKYFIYSRQFTRDPVELDAANVTASIEALSIDRNTTIIVHGHEGSGTTSLNPTVKDAALESEDMNVIVVDWSVYAGQSYSNAVGAVPSVGTALARLIQQLIDQSVVTLDTLHLIGFDLGAHVVGFTGRALDGKVARITGLNPSGQQWGTNSRRLSLNDALYVEVIHTDGIGLLAYGVGDAIGHVDFYPNGGTGQPGCLFNNKCAHNRAWELMAASLTHNLLIGNRCGNWHQVSVNACRGYQLTMGNNDHVKLGSGMFRVNTRRTYPFA, from the exons ATGctgagttttattattattactgtcGCTTGTGCATTAG CTTGCAATGCAGATCCGATTGCACCCCTACAAGGGAGTTTTAATAAGTACTTCATCTATTCAAG ACAATTTACTCGTGATCCTGTTGAACTGGATGCGGCAAACGTTACCGCTTCAATTGAAGCCCTATCCATCGATAGAAATACAACTATCATAGTACATGGACATGAAGGCTCTGGTACCACTTCCTTGAACCCTACCGTGAAAGACG CTGCCCTCGAAAGTGAAGACATGAACGTCATCGTAGTGGACTGGTCGGTGTACGCCGGCCAGAGTTACAGCAACGCAGTGGGTGCGGTCCCCAGTGTTGGCACAGCCTTAGCAAGGCTTATCCAACAGTTGATTGACCAATCAGTCGTCACTTTAGACACATTGCACTTGATTGGATTCGATCTGGGAGCTCATGTCGTCGGCTTCACTGGAAGAGCTCTCGATGGAAAGGTTGCAAGAATAACTG GTCTCAACCCATCTGGTCAACAATGGGGCACCAATTCTCGCCGCTTGAGCTTGAACGACGCTTTATACGTGGAAGTGATTCACACCGACGGCATAGGTCTCCTCGCGTATGGTGTTGGCGACGCCATCGGTCATGTGGATTTCTACCCTAACGGCGGAACTGGCCAGCCTGGCTGCTTATTTAACAACAAATGCGCTCATAACCGCGCTTGGGAACTTATGGCTGCATCCCTTACACACAATCTGTTGATCGGCAACAGGTGTGGAAACTGGCATCAGGTCTCGGTGAACGCATGCCGTGGTTACCAGCTGACAATGGGAAATAATGACCATGTTAAACTTGG GTCTGGAATGTTCAGGGTTAATACAAGAAGGACATATCCTTTCGCATAG